The proteins below come from a single Eucalyptus grandis isolate ANBG69807.140 chromosome 3, ASM1654582v1, whole genome shotgun sequence genomic window:
- the LOC120291650 gene encoding uncharacterized protein LOC120291650 encodes MVNVQLMNHGVLDEGMRMMKENVQGFFDLPHHEKQKSAQNPKSRRLRAFVTSHDRKLQWNDAIFLKCHPAHARNLDLWPKIPPEFRSFGFHPFRLCHQGQPPGHGSTCLGGIVVNLGQIMEVYSNATYRAPDHDAGEQREGEGVHSNLLLSQPVCLAGPSPSSSQPPDSPYLPKPSRTRENSYKGLSHKLDDAVPFIDTLKL; translated from the exons atggtGAATGTGCAGTTAATGAACCATGGAGTGTTGGATGAagggatgaggatgatgaaggaGAACGTGCAAGGGTTCTTCGATCTGCCCCACCACGAGAAGCAAAAGTCAGCCCAAAACCCGAAGTCTCGAAGGTTACGTGCTTTCGTCACCTCTCACGACCGGAAGCTGCAGTGGAACGACGCGATCTTCCTCAAATGCCATCCCGCTCATGCGAGAAATCTCGATCTGTGGCCAAAAATCCCCCCGGAATTCAGGTCATTCGGTTTCCATCCTTTCCGTTTATGTCAT CAAGGACAACCGCCGGGTCACGGTTCCACCTGCCTCGGCGGCATCGTCGTGAATTTAGGTCAAATCATGGAGGTTTACAGCAATGCCACGTACAGAGCGCCGGATCACGACGCTGGTGaacaaagagaaggagagggtgTCCATAGCAACCTTTTGCTATCCCAGCCCGTCTGTCTGGCCGGACCTTCTCCCAGCTCCTCGCAGCCACCGGACTCCCCCTATCTACCAAAACCCTCTCGAACTCGGGAGAATTCCTACAAAGGTTTAAGCCACAAGCTTGATGATGCGGTTCCTTTCATCGACACTCTCAAGCTGTAG